CTCCACAGGCTAACTATGCGTTGCCGACGGCTAACAACTCCCTTCTCTACAAGCATCCGCACTTCATCTCGAATCACGGCTAGGGAGTATTGATTATTAGATTGAATCATATTCACCTTCTTTGAAATAGGGTGTTTCATGACATAATTAGTGATGTAAAAGCGGGCATTTGCTGTCTTAGCCAAACGCCCGCCCTTCGTGCTAGTAAAAATTTAATCCTCTTCTTTACTATATAAAAAATTAACTACCTTTTCGGTTGCAAAAATAACTATTTAGTTTTACATTATTTAAATATTTAGGTAGATGTAATTTAATGGGTATCTTGCAATCTGCCTATGCAGCACCTTTGGCGATCGCGATCTTCATCGTCACTCTCATCCTAGTTATCTGGCAACCGCGAGGACTGGGCATAGGATTTAGCGCGATCGCAGGAGCTATATTTGCTCTTGCTACTGGCGTTGTCAGTTGGCAAGATATTCCCCAGGTTTGGGGTATTGTTTGGAATGCCACTTTTACCCTAGTTGCTCTAATAATTATTTCCCTGATCCTGGATGCAGCCGGATTCTTTCGGTGGTTGGCAATGCACCTTGCAAGGTGGGGGCTAGGAAGAGGAGGGTTGTTGTTTTCACTTGTGGTGTTGTTGGGAGCAGCAGTAACGGCACTATTAACAAACGACGGCACGGTATTGATTTGGACGCCAACTGTAATGGAAATGCTGCTGGCGCTGGGCTTTAGCAAGGAAGCAACCTTGGCCTTTGTTATAGCAAGCGGCTTTATTGCCGACGCTACAAGCCTACCCTTTCCAGTTAGTAACCTGGTGAATATAATTACTGCTGACTATTTTAAAATTTCCTTTTTGCGCTATTCCTTGGTTATGGTTCCGTGTACCTTAGTAGCGATTGCAACCAGTTTGGGGGTTTTATGGTTCTACTTTGGTCGCTATATACCCAAGACTTATAATATTAGCGGTTTACAACTAACAAGCGATCGCATCATAAAAGATCCCCTCGTTTTCCGTTATAGTTTTGTTGTTTTAGGATTGCTGCTGCTTGGCTACTTCTTTGCTGAACCGCTAGGGGCTCCAGTTTCCTTCATTGCTGGTTTGGGAGCCTTATTCATGCTGGCGCTAGCTGGACGCTGGTTTCACCGAAAAACAGCTAGGGTAATTAACTTAAAGCAAGTTTTGCGGGAAGCGCCTTGGCAAGTAATTTTATTTAGCTTGGGTATGTATTTAGTTGTCACAGGACTCCGCAATGTTGGCTTAACCAACGGACTCAGCGATCGCTTACAATATCTTTCCCATTGGGGAATTACCCAAGTGGCAATTGGTACTGGGTTTTTGGCTACCTTGCTGGCTTCAGTGATGAACAATCTGCCCGCAGTGCTGATTAACGCTATAGCAATTCAAGACACTGATGTTACCAGTCCTCATATTAGAGAAGCAATGATCTACGCCAATGCGATCGCTTGCGATTTGGGAGCAAAAATAACTCCCATTGGTAGTTTAGCAACTCTGCTGTGGATGGACGTATTGGCGCGCAAAGGAATCCGCATCAGTTGGGTTCAATATATTCGCACCAGCATCATCCTCACCCTGCCAGTTTTGTTTGTAACGCTTCTGAGTTTAGCTATTTGGCTACCCTGGCTGATTGCGTGATTTGTTTTAATCTTTAAATAACTGGTTATATACCAGCATATGTATTTCACTATTATTTGTAGTTAATAATACATAAACAAGTAAAATAACTGAGTGAAATCCTGTCATTTTGTAGATTGAGTTGAGGTTTCGCTTCCCCTATCCACATTCTAGAAATAATTAAGTGTGGCTACTTATAATAGATCGCTAATGTAATGTAAGCCAGCAGAGCCAAATTATTTGCTAAGTTATATCTAAAATATAAAATCCTACCAGGGTGCAGCAAAGACACCACTAATGCGATCGCACTGCATTTTCCTGATGAAAAAGATATTTGCTTACATCACCCTCAGCTTACCCGTCGCTCTTTTTATTCTGCTCTGGCGCATGCAACCTTTGGGGAATGGGGAACTCAGTCAGTCTGAATGTCCCGTGAAACAGAAGAATATACCAATAGCCGCCATTCCCCAACCTAAAAAGACACCCGCACAGAAACAAAAAGCGACCAAGCGCGTACCCCTCTTACCCACCAAAGGGTTGCAAACTGTGGCTTGTTGTCCGCTTAGCACTTGCCTAGATGTGCAGATATGGGAGCGAAACGGTCAACCAGGAGATAAAAAAGCACTGTTGAACGCGATCGCGCGAAGTCTGCAATACTTGCAAACTGGGGATGCTGCTACTGTTTACAAACGCTATCAAGTCGCTGGGATTACCCGCGATCGCGTCCTTCGCAGTCTCAAAAGATTTCGCGAACTGGTACTCAAGTCTAATTCAGCCGCAGAACTTCAAGCAGCCGTCAACCGCGAGTTTATCTTTTACCAGTCTGTGGGACACGACGCCAAAGGAAGCGTTTTGTTTACCGCCTACTACGAGCCGATTTATGCCGCCAGTCGCGTTCGTACCGCAGAATATCGCTATCCCATCTATCGGCTACCACCAGATTTGGAGTCTTGGCCTCAGCCCCATCCTACTAGGGAACAACTAGAAGGCAAGGATGGTTTGCAATTTTCCAAAACTCGGTTGCGGGGGTTGGAGTTGTTCTGGCTGCGATCGCGCATGGATGCATTCATAGCTCAAATCGAAGGTTCTGCCCGACTTGAGTTGACTGATGGTAGTCAGACTACTGTAGGCTATGCCGGAAATACAAAATACTCCTATACCAGCATAGGCCGAGAACTGGCAGAAGATGGCAAATTACCATTAGAGGGCATGACTATGCCAATTATTCTCCAGTATTTCAACAAGCATCCTCTTGAATTGAATAACTATCTACCGCGCAATCGCAGCTTTGTTTTCTTTCAGGACAACAAAGGTAAACCAGCGATGGGTAGCATCAACGTACCAGTGACAGCAGAACGCTCCATTGCAACAGATAAATCCCTAATGCCTCCTGGCGCTTTAGCCTTCATTCGCACCTCTATTCCTTTTGTTAATAACTCTGGAAAAATAGAGCATCGTATTGTTAGCCGCTACGTTCTTGACCAGGATACAGGTGGCGCGATTAAAGGAGCTGGTCGAGTAGATTATTTTTTAGGAACTGGCAAACAAGCGGGCGATCGCGCTGGCGTCACAGTCAGCACCGGAAACCTATATTATCTGTTGCTCAAGTAATAAAATTATCGCTTTGAACAACCAGTAACACTTTTCGTGCGAATGTTATTTATCACTGGCCAAAAGTATTAAAGGCCATAGCTTTCCGTTCTTTTTCATCCCAGCCTTTACTCCCTGGCGGGAATACGTTTATATTACTTAGTCGCTTTTGTGAAACTCACGCCAGATTGCAATCGACGTTTGCACCACCGAATTTTGGCACGCCAAAGGTACAGCAAAGCACTGGTTTGGGGTTATCAATGAGCCGCCCATTGTAGGTTAAGAGCAAAGCGATCGCTTGACTTATGTTTCCCAAATCCGAACGGGGACAAAGTTTTTAATTAAATTCTGATTTTTATCAGTACTAGCCACTCTGATGCAAACAGCCCTGTATATTTGTAGAGGATTAGTTAGAATCTGCCCTTAAAAGGCAGCGACAGCATATTAGCCTTGGTTAAGACAAACATTAGAAGCATAAGCTGCATTTGCCAAGGTAACAGTATTAAACTCAGCAGCAGGCTGACAATACCAATTGAAGCGGCGAGGAGAGCCATCTCTTCTGCTGATTTTTCAAAGATATAGGCAGATCCTAGAGCGATCGCCAGTGGAATTAGGAAACCCAATGACATACATATCACCTCTTAGTTCGATACAGAAGTGTATTTCATAATACACTATTTGTTTAGATTTGTTGCGCTTTATGTATAACTACTTTCGCTTTTCCTACCCCCACCCACATCAGCACAAAGTCTAAAGTTTTATAGCATAACTACCTATCCTACTGCTTAGGTAATTATTACTAGCAAGATCGCGCATAGGTTAAGTGATGCATTAATGGCGTGCGAGCGTAGCACTGCCTTAAATTTTTATATATCCCAAGGCAGATATTATTACTATTTATTTGTTAACTAAGGGACAAGACGCTCACCCCACATCTATCAAACTTGGTCAAACGCTTATAGATGGCTATCGTGGCTGTCGTCGTTTTGACTGCTCCAGTTTGGTGGAGGTTCCAAGAACAACAGCTCAAAGCATTTTAATAGCAATCGATGGGAGTTACTAGCTGTAGGAAATAAGATTGCAGGTGAGGTTGTTGTTTACCCAGTTGTTGAGATTACAAGACTGATACCAATAGGCTAAGTGCGATCGCCCTTTTCCCCTACATCGCGATCGCTCAACCATCCTCCTCCCCTGAAAATAGAACTTCAACTGGATTGTCACTAGCTTGCGAGGGGAGGATAAGCGCCGTCAAGTACCTGCTAAGCCACCGCGTCTCAGTGCTATTAAGATATGGCTATAAGTAACAATACTTACTGGCAACACTAAAACGTTTGCCTATACACAAATTGAAGCTTGTCGTACTCGTGGGATTTACTGATGCGGCTGAGATGGCGGAGACGGCTTTCCACTAGAAGACGAGCATCATTACGATTAATTGGTTCAAGTTTGATTTTGGTAGCACTGCTTGTAGCCACAAAAAATATACGCTTGGCGTACAGGGTAGTGAATAACTCTTGGTTATCTTCAAGGTGACACAGGCTGTAAAGCAGGCCAAATGTAGGATGGTTTAAGTAATTCTCCTTACTTTCGTCAGCATCCACGCGACTATGGCTGATTTCCTCAGCGAATTGAAAGGAGTTCATGTTTTGAAATATAGCCGCAGTGTAGGGAGTTTTTACTTTCATACTTTAGATAGATGCTTTAAGTTTGACAGTTCAATACTACTATATTTTAAGTTTAAAAGTGATAATATTACGGATACCTAGCTATCTTAATAAAATGTCTGCGTATTTTCACGGTAAAGTACGCGCAGAACCGATACCTGAGCCAAACAGCGAACCTGCCTGATAGAGAGAGACATACGTTGAAGAAGCTCAGAAGCGGAATTATTAAAAATAATTAAAGTTTGCGATCGCGAACTAGGGACGGATTGCGATGCTCCCCTATATTGCAACGCGATCGCTCTTTGCGTTACCCATAAGCCATCTTCACCTGCACTCTAAACAAATATTTTTTGTTATACAAAGGAAAAATTTTATTTTCCCCTAAACACTTATTAATACAGCATAAATAAGATAGTTGCGGGATCGCTGGCTCAAAATATCCACCAGATAGTTCGTTTATTTTTTAGCGGTAAAGTAAACTTTGATTTGAGTTCCAGTTCAAAGAAACGAGTACCTATTTTTTAAACTAATTTTTTCCCTTGATAGCAACTTTGGTTTTATCTTTTTTCAATATTATAAGAAGCAATGGTATTTTTCTTTCTTGCTATATTATTTTTAGTTGAAATCTTACATTAATTTTGGTTTATATCATACGAGGGATAGATGCGATCGCACTTAAAAAACGGCTCCTTATCAACGCGATCGCATCATCACCTTATGTTTTTATATGTAATTAGATATACACCGCTACTAAATACAGACATAGCCTCCACCAACTACCTGTAGACACTAAGGGGAGCGCGATTGAGCCTTGACAAATGCAGCCCTCCTCTACGGCATTTTAAGGCAAAACCATTATCTTTGACATAAAAAATCTAAATAATTGTTAAAGTACTAATATAAAAATAAATCGAGTATAAACTTACTATAAAAATTACAACTTTAAATCACTTCAGTCTGCATCTGACTGTTAAAACAGCCCAAAAATGTTGATCCCTTGTGACTAGGTAGTTAAAAAAATGGCAAATCAAGTGGCACAAATCTGTATAAGTGAGGGTGGAGGAGTCGAAGCTATTGAGAATCGGTTTTTCACCCTATCGCTGGATATATTTTTAGCCTTGGGTTTTGACGGCTATCTCAAGCAAATGAACCCGATGTGCGAAAAAGCGCTTGGCTTCACACGTGAAGAATTGCTTGCCAAACCGCTTATCAAATTGATCCACCCCAAAGATCGTGAACCTACGATTACTAAATTAGAAGAACTAGCCACCGGGGGGGATAATATTTCTTATGAGAACCGTTTCCGCTGCAAAGACGGCTCATATAAATGGCTGCTGTGGAATGCAGCCATATGTCCTCAAGAGCAATTGATTTACGTCGCCGCCCGCGATATCACAGAACGCAAACAGGCAGAGGAGGCTCTACGGCAAAGCGAAGAACGCTTCCGCTTGTTGGTCAAGAATGTGAAAGATTATGCCATTTATATGCTCGATACCAGCGGACGAGTGATCAGTTGGAATAAAGGGGCGGAGGGCATTAACGGGTATCAGGCGCAAGAAATTATCGGTCAGCATTTCTCGTGTTTTTTTCCTAGCGAGGAGATATCGATCGGCAAGCCAGAGGAAGTTTTGCACAAAGCGGCTTCTCAGGGTAGGTGCGAATGCGAAACTTTGCGCCAGCGCAAGGACGGGTCGGAGTTTTGGGCAAATGTCGTAGTTACTTCGTTAAGGGACGATAATGGGTTCCTGCGCGGCTTTGCTACAGTGACGCGAGACATCACCGAGCGCAAAAAAGCACAGGAGGCGCTGCAACAAGCTCACGACGACTTAGAAAAACGGGTGGAGGAACGTACAGCAGAGCTACAAAAAGCTAATGCGCTTCTCAGGCGAGAGATTGCGGAACGTCAGCAGGCTGAGGAAGCATTGCGTAAAACTGAGGCATCGTTGAGGCAACAAACCCAACAGCTAAAACAAGCGTTGCGTAGATTAAAACGAACCCAAACCCAGCTAATTCAAACTGAAAAAATGTCTAGCTTGGGTCAAATGGTAGCGGGTGTAGCTCACGAGATTAACAATCCTGTCAGTTTCATATACTGCAATCTCGATCATGCAAGTAGCTACATACAAGATTTGATGAAATTGTTGAAGATGTATGGCAAGTATTATCCACAGCCAGTGGGGGAGATTCAGGCTCATATAGATGACATCGACCTAAATTTCCTGCTAGCTGATATGCCCAAACTGCTATCTTCGATGAAGTTAGGAGCCGAACGCATCCGCGAGATTGTGTTGTCGCTGCGAAACTTTTCGCGGCACGACCAAGCGGAGAAGAAATGCGTGAATATTCACGAGGGCATTGATGGCACGCTGCTGATTTTGCAACACCGCCTGAATGCCACATCTAGTAGAGGAGCGATCGCAGTTGTCAAAGAGTACGGCGATTTGCCTTTAGTTGAGTGCTATGCAGGGCAACTAAATCAGGTGTTTATGAATCTTTTAAGCAATTCTATAGATGCTTTGGAGGAATATCGTGCGGCGCGGGTGAGTGCAGAAGAGACCGTTCAGGCGGATATGGCAACTCCCACGATT
This genomic stretch from Microcoleus sp. FACHB-831 harbors:
- a CDS encoding arsenic transporter, which gives rise to MGILQSAYAAPLAIAIFIVTLILVIWQPRGLGIGFSAIAGAIFALATGVVSWQDIPQVWGIVWNATFTLVALIIISLILDAAGFFRWLAMHLARWGLGRGGLLFSLVVLLGAAVTALLTNDGTVLIWTPTVMEMLLALGFSKEATLAFVIASGFIADATSLPFPVSNLVNIITADYFKISFLRYSLVMVPCTLVAIATSLGVLWFYFGRYIPKTYNISGLQLTSDRIIKDPLVFRYSFVVLGLLLLGYFFAEPLGAPVSFIAGLGALFMLALAGRWFHRKTARVINLKQVLREAPWQVILFSLGMYLVVTGLRNVGLTNGLSDRLQYLSHWGITQVAIGTGFLATLLASVMNNLPAVLINAIAIQDTDVTSPHIREAMIYANAIACDLGAKITPIGSLATLLWMDVLARKGIRISWVQYIRTSIILTLPVLFVTLLSLAIWLPWLIA
- a CDS encoding murein transglycosylase A — encoded protein: MKKIFAYITLSLPVALFILLWRMQPLGNGELSQSECPVKQKNIPIAAIPQPKKTPAQKQKATKRVPLLPTKGLQTVACCPLSTCLDVQIWERNGQPGDKKALLNAIARSLQYLQTGDAATVYKRYQVAGITRDRVLRSLKRFRELVLKSNSAAELQAAVNREFIFYQSVGHDAKGSVLFTAYYEPIYAASRVRTAEYRYPIYRLPPDLESWPQPHPTREQLEGKDGLQFSKTRLRGLELFWLRSRMDAFIAQIEGSARLELTDGSQTTVGYAGNTKYSYTSIGRELAEDGKLPLEGMTMPIILQYFNKHPLELNNYLPRNRSFVFFQDNKGKPAMGSINVPVTAERSIATDKSLMPPGALAFIRTSIPFVNNSGKIEHRIVSRYVLDQDTGGAIKGAGRVDYFLGTGKQAGDRAGVTVSTGNLYYLLLK
- a CDS encoding PipX family protein, with the protein product MKVKTPYTAAIFQNMNSFQFAEEISHSRVDADESKENYLNHPTFGLLYSLCHLEDNQELFTTLYAKRIFFVATSSATKIKLEPINRNDARLLVESRLRHLSRISKSHEYDKLQFVYRQTF
- a CDS encoding PAS domain S-box protein, encoding MANQVAQICISEGGGVEAIENRFFTLSLDIFLALGFDGYLKQMNPMCEKALGFTREELLAKPLIKLIHPKDREPTITKLEELATGGDNISYENRFRCKDGSYKWLLWNAAICPQEQLIYVAARDITERKQAEEALRQSEERFRLLVKNVKDYAIYMLDTSGRVISWNKGAEGINGYQAQEIIGQHFSCFFPSEEISIGKPEEVLHKAASQGRCECETLRQRKDGSEFWANVVVTSLRDDNGFLRGFATVTRDITERKKAQEALQQAHDDLEKRVEERTAELQKANALLRREIAERQQAEEALRKTEASLRQQTQQLKQALRRLKRTQTQLIQTEKMSSLGQMVAGVAHEINNPVSFIYCNLDHASSYIQDLMKLLKMYGKYYPQPVGEIQAHIDDIDLNFLLADMPKLLSSMKLGAERIREIVLSLRNFSRHDQAEKKCVNIHEGIDGTLLILQHRLNATSSRGAIAVVKEYGDLPLVECYAGQLNQVFMNLLSNSIDALEEYRAARVSAEETVQADMATPTIKISTSVKGGDRIFIRIADNGSGIKEDVLNRLFDPFFTTKPVGKGTGLGLSISHHVVVEKHGGQLTCVSSPGNGAEFLIEIPIKSRYQEPALLRSPSSYAAASSQAEVTAQQQLALG